In a single window of the Alkalinema sp. FACHB-956 genome:
- the rnc gene encoding ribonuclease III, protein MKSFTLPKFEHLSLFQQAMTHRSYANETPSVKKHNERLEFLGDAILTFLCGEFLYKKYPALPEGKLTPLRASLVDEKQLAQFAIALDLGKHLLLGKGTDQMGGRQNPNLLSSAFEALIGAHYLDCDSDMNRVRCYVEPFFESVVEKVTVDAPNVNYKSELQHWAAVNHGENPVYNLMQAIGPDHQKQFTVEVQVRGKSYGRGTGRTKQAAEKDAARDALETLELL, encoded by the coding sequence ATGAAATCCTTCACGTTGCCTAAATTTGAACATCTGAGTCTCTTCCAGCAGGCGATGACCCATCGTTCCTATGCGAATGAGACTCCCAGTGTGAAAAAACACAACGAACGTCTAGAGTTTCTGGGCGATGCGATTTTGACCTTTCTCTGTGGTGAATTTCTCTATAAGAAATATCCTGCACTACCGGAAGGAAAGCTGACGCCGTTGCGAGCTTCTTTGGTGGACGAAAAGCAGTTGGCTCAATTCGCGATCGCCCTAGATCTCGGCAAACACCTATTGCTAGGCAAAGGGACCGATCAAATGGGGGGACGACAAAATCCCAACCTGTTAAGTAGCGCCTTTGAGGCGTTGATTGGAGCGCATTATCTGGATTGTGATTCAGATATGAATCGGGTGCGTTGCTATGTTGAACCCTTCTTTGAATCCGTTGTGGAAAAGGTAACCGTTGATGCCCCCAATGTGAATTACAAGAGTGAGTTGCAGCATTGGGCGGCAGTCAACCATGGGGAAAACCCGGTGTACAACCTGATGCAAGCGATCGGGCCCGATCACCAAAAGCAATTTACAGTGGAGGTACAAGTGCGGGGTAAATCCTATGGACGGGGAACCGGACGCACTAA